One Maylandia zebra isolate NMK-2024a unplaced genomic scaffold, Mzebra_GT3a scaffold02, whole genome shotgun sequence DNA window includes the following coding sequences:
- the LOC101477920 gene encoding antiviral innate immune response effector IFIT1 has protein sequence MSEGSSALLSRLQQLQCHFTWDLDLDVDLETLSTRLQIDIDFHQRQHEGESCTYSLLAYFRHLKDQREEALSLLNQSEKTIRERYGDESEKRLIVTYGDMAWLKYHDGDFAQSQSYCQRVEDILVKYATGSSGSFLPEVYGEQAWTYFKVSRSSLSKAIDCFHKALEVQPHDTEWNAGYAIALFCREQWFAENKQDGEESKATKQLRFALEINPNNAALQCMLAVKLVAYKKYEEADDLVKKALENDPDNPHVIRHSGNYLLNQNRLDEAIVVFKRGLKRRDQLPSFNYQLAMCYKQKKIAEQCCGPFSNTEEEGKWRRCCISHLEEAVEMKPSFVRVLAELALLYAEEGDLSRAEETFKHCLEKLPELKEKRVCLIIHQYYGDFLHYHIKNEAQAIAHYKEGLLIPLKKYEWRQCAKELKQIADRRLKKNPGDGEALALLGQVARAEGDRKRAAEFYEKALNCDKDNEEYLSALCELRLELQGSSSD, from the exons ATGAG TGAAGGTAGCAGCGCTCTGCTCAGCAGGCTGCAGCAGTTGCAGTGTCACTTCACCTGGGATCTGGACCTGGACGTGGACCTGGAAACCCTGAGCACTCGACTACAGATCGACATAGATTTTCATCAGCGTCAGCATGAGGGAGAGAGTTGCACCTACAGCCTCTTGGCTTATTTCAG GCATCTTAAGGATCAACGAGAGGAAGCGCTGTCACttttaaaccaatcagagaagaCCATCAGGGAGAGATACGGTGATGAGAGTGAGAAGCGGCTGATTGTGACGTATGGAGACATGGCCTGGCTGAAATATCACGATGGAGACTTTGCACAGTCACAAAGCTACTGTCAGAGAGTCGAGGACATACTG GTGAAGTATGCCACTGGTTCATCAGGAAGTTTCCTTCCAGAGGTGTATGGGGAACAAGCCTGGACCTATTTCAAGGTGTCGAGGTCTTCTCTCTCAAAAGCCATCGACTGTTTTCATAAAGCACTTGAGGTACAGCCTCATGACACCGAGTGGAACGCCGGCTACGCCATCGCCCTCTTTTGCAGAGAACAG TGGTTTGCAGAAAATAAACAGGACGGGGAGGAATCCAAAGCCACCAAACAGCTTCGCTTTGCATTGGAGATCAACCCAAATAACGCTGCTCTGCAGTGCATGCTGGCCGTGAAGCTGGTGGCCTATAAGAAATACGAAGAGGCTGATGATCTGGTGAAGAAAGCACTAGAAAATGATCCTGATAACCCTCATGTCATTCGCCACTCAGGAAATTACTTACTCAATCAG AATCGACTGGATGAGGCTATTGTTGTGTTTAAGCGAGGCCTGAAAAGGCGCGATCAATTACCTTCCTTCAACTACCAACTGGCTATGTGctacaagcagaagaaaattgcTGAACAGTGCTGCGGGCCCTTCAGCAACACAG AAGAGGAGGGTAAGTGGAGGCGTTGCTGTATTAGTCACCTTGAAGAAGCTGTGGAGATGAAACCATCCTTTGTCCGGGTGTTGGCTGAACTGGCACTGTTGTACGCAGAGGAAGGGGATTTGAGCAG GGCTGAGGAGACTTTCAAGCACTGCTTGGAGAAGTTACCAGAGTTGAAGGAGAAAAGGGTTTGTCTGATTATCCATCAGTACTACGGTGACTTTCTTCATTATCACATAAAAAATGAGGCTCAAGCCATCGCTCACTATAAAGAG gGGCTGCTGATACCACTGAAAAAATATGAGTGGAGACAGTGTGCTAAG GAACTGAAGCAGATCGCTGACAGACGTCTGAAAAAGAATCCAGGTGATGGTGAAGCTCTCGCTCTGCTGGGTCAGGTGGCCAGAGCTGAGGGCGACAGGAAGAGAGCTGCTGAGTTTTATGAGAAAGCTCTGAACTGTGACAAGGACAATGAAGAGTACCTGTCTGCTCTGTGCGAGCTGCGCCTGGAGCTGCAGGGATCATCCTCTGATTAA
- the LOC101477626 gene encoding interferon-induced protein with tetratricopeptide repeats 5 isoform X1, translating to MTEGSSALLRRLQQLQCHFTWDLKKDVDLKNLSTRLQDHIKLQLGQRGAVARSYSFLAYVRYLQNQREEALSLLNQSEETIRERHGDESERRLIVTYGDMAWLKYHAGDFAQSQSYCKKVEDILVKYPTGSSGSLLPEVYGEQAWTYLKLSKSYYLQAVDSFRKALETQTDDIEWNAGYAIALFRTEEWVLENLQETEEPPSIKQLHFALELNPDDAVLQSMLAVKLGAYKKYEEAEGLLKKALKTDPDNPHVSRYVGKYFRNHHQLDESIDMLERALKRTTQSSFIHHQLALCYKRKKIAEQSHKPFSNQRAVRYWRRSCIREFEMAVKIKPSFHLAWADLALLYAEERNFRRAEEIFQQCLVKLPECDESLSQAIHQRFGDFHYHHKRNEAQAIVHYTKGLLIPLKKYEKKLCAKKLKKIADRRLSRNPGDGEALALLGQVARAEGDRKEAAEFYEKALNCDKDNEEYLSALCELRLELQGSSSD from the exons ATGAC TGAAGGTAGCAGCGCTCTGCTCAGGaggctgcagcagctgcagtgtCACTTCACCTGGGATCTGAAGAAGGACGTGGACCTGAAGAACCTCAGCACTCGACTACAGGACCACATAAAACTGCAGCTCGGCCAGCGCGGGGCAGTGGCTCGATCATACAGCTTCTTGGCTTATGTCAG GTATCTTCAGAATCAACGAGAGGAAGCGCTGTCACTTTTAAACCAATCAGAGGAGACCATCAGGGAGCGTCATGGGGATGAGAGTGAGAGGCGGCTCATTGTGACGTATGGAGACATGGCCTGGCTGAAATATCATGCTGGAGACTTTGCACAGTCACAAAGCTACTGTAAGAAAGTCGAGGACATACTG GTGAAGTATCCCACTGGTTCATCAGGAAGTCTCCTTCCAGAGGTCTACGGAGAACAAGCCTGGACCTACCTCAAGTTGTCAAAATCTTACTACTTACAAGCCGTTGACAGTTTTCGTAAAGCACttgagacacagactgatgacaTTGAGTGGAACGCCGGCTACGCCATCGCCCTCTTTCGCACAGAAGAG TGGGTTTTAGAAAATTTACAGGAAACTGAGGAGCCTCCATCCATCAAACAGCTTCACTTTGCCCTGGAGCTCAACCCCGATGATGCTGTTCTGCAGTCCATGCTGGCCGTGAAGCTCGGAGCCTATAAGAAATATGAAGAAGCTGAGGGTCTGCTGAAGAAAGCACTGAAAACTGATCCTGATAACCCTCATGTCAGCCGCTACGTAGGAAAATACTTTCGTAATCAT CATCAACTGGACGAGTCTATTGATATGTTGGAGCGAGCGTTGAAGAGGACCACCCAGTCATCTTTCATCCACCACCAGCTGGCGCTGTGCTACAAGAGGAAGAAGATTGCTGAGCAGAGCCACAAGCCCTTCAGCAACCAAA GAGCGGTGCGGTACTGGAGGCGTTCTTGTATTCGTGAATTTGAAATGGCTGTTAAGATAAAGCCGTCCTTTCATCTTGCGTGGGCTGACCTGGCACTGCTGTATGCAGAGGAAAGGAATTTCAGAAG GGCAGAGGAGATTTTCCAGCAGTGCTTGGTGAAGTTACCAGAGTGTGATGAAAGCCTTTCTCAAGCTATCCATCAGCGCTTTGGTGACTTTCATTACCATCACAAAAGAAATGAAGCTCAAGCCATCGTTCACTACACCAAG GGTCTCCTGATACCACTGAAGAAATATGAGAAGAAACTCTGTGCTAAG AAACTCAAGAAGATCGCTGACAGACGTCTGTCAAGGAATCCAGGTGATGGTGAAGCTCTCGCTCTGCTGGGTCAGGTGGCCAGAGCTGAGGGCGACAGGAAGGAAGCTGCTGAGTTTTATGAGAAAGCTCTGAACTGTGACAAGGACAATGAAGAGTACCTGTCTGCTCTGTGCGAGCTGCGCCTGGAGCTGCAGGGATCATCCTCTGATTAA
- the LOC101477626 gene encoding interferon-induced protein with tetratricopeptide repeats 5 isoform X2 yields the protein MTEGSSALLRRLQQLQCHFTWDLKKDVDLKNLSTRLQDHIKLQLGQRGAVARSYSFLAYVRYLQNQREEALSLLNQSEETIRERHGDESERRLIVTYGDMAWLKYHAGDFAQSQSYCKKVEDILVKYPTGSSGSLLPEVYGEQAWTYLKLSKSYYLQAVDSFRKALETQTDDIEWNAGYAIALFRTEEWVLENLQETEEPPSIKQLHFALELNPDDAVLQSMLAVKLGAYKKYEEAEGLLKKALKTDPDNPHVSRYVGKYFRNHHQLDESIDMLERALKRTTQSSFIHHQLALCYKRKKIAEQSHKPFSNQRAVRYWRRSCIREFEMAVKIKPSFHLAWADLALLYAEERNFRRAEEIFQQCLVKLPECDESLSQAIHQRFGDFHYHHKRNEAQAIVHYTKGLLIPLKKYEKKLCAKKLKKIADRRLSRNPGDGEALALLGQVARAEGDRKEAAEFYEKALNCDKDNEEYLSALCELRLELQGSSSD from the exons TGAAGGTAGCAGCGCTCTGCTCAGGaggctgcagcagctgcagtgtCACTTCACCTGGGATCTGAAGAAGGACGTGGACCTGAAGAACCTCAGCACTCGACTACAGGACCACATAAAACTGCAGCTCGGCCAGCGCGGGGCAGTGGCTCGATCATACAGCTTCTTGGCTTATGTCAG GTATCTTCAGAATCAACGAGAGGAAGCGCTGTCACTTTTAAACCAATCAGAGGAGACCATCAGGGAGCGTCATGGGGATGAGAGTGAGAGGCGGCTCATTGTGACGTATGGAGACATGGCCTGGCTGAAATATCATGCTGGAGACTTTGCACAGTCACAAAGCTACTGTAAGAAAGTCGAGGACATACTG GTGAAGTATCCCACTGGTTCATCAGGAAGTCTCCTTCCAGAGGTCTACGGAGAACAAGCCTGGACCTACCTCAAGTTGTCAAAATCTTACTACTTACAAGCCGTTGACAGTTTTCGTAAAGCACttgagacacagactgatgacaTTGAGTGGAACGCCGGCTACGCCATCGCCCTCTTTCGCACAGAAGAG TGGGTTTTAGAAAATTTACAGGAAACTGAGGAGCCTCCATCCATCAAACAGCTTCACTTTGCCCTGGAGCTCAACCCCGATGATGCTGTTCTGCAGTCCATGCTGGCCGTGAAGCTCGGAGCCTATAAGAAATATGAAGAAGCTGAGGGTCTGCTGAAGAAAGCACTGAAAACTGATCCTGATAACCCTCATGTCAGCCGCTACGTAGGAAAATACTTTCGTAATCAT CATCAACTGGACGAGTCTATTGATATGTTGGAGCGAGCGTTGAAGAGGACCACCCAGTCATCTTTCATCCACCACCAGCTGGCGCTGTGCTACAAGAGGAAGAAGATTGCTGAGCAGAGCCACAAGCCCTTCAGCAACCAAA GAGCGGTGCGGTACTGGAGGCGTTCTTGTATTCGTGAATTTGAAATGGCTGTTAAGATAAAGCCGTCCTTTCATCTTGCGTGGGCTGACCTGGCACTGCTGTATGCAGAGGAAAGGAATTTCAGAAG GGCAGAGGAGATTTTCCAGCAGTGCTTGGTGAAGTTACCAGAGTGTGATGAAAGCCTTTCTCAAGCTATCCATCAGCGCTTTGGTGACTTTCATTACCATCACAAAAGAAATGAAGCTCAAGCCATCGTTCACTACACCAAG GGTCTCCTGATACCACTGAAGAAATATGAGAAGAAACTCTGTGCTAAG AAACTCAAGAAGATCGCTGACAGACGTCTGTCAAGGAATCCAGGTGATGGTGAAGCTCTCGCTCTGCTGGGTCAGGTGGCCAGAGCTGAGGGCGACAGGAAGGAAGCTGCTGAGTTTTATGAGAAAGCTCTGAACTGTGACAAGGACAATGAAGAGTACCTGTCTGCTCTGTGCGAGCTGCGCCTGGAGCTGCAGGGATCATCCTCTGATTAA